One segment of Polypterus senegalus isolate Bchr_013 chromosome 8, ASM1683550v1, whole genome shotgun sequence DNA contains the following:
- the LOC120534670 gene encoding histone H4 — translation MSGRGKGGKGLGKGGAKRHRKVLRDNIQGITKPAIRRLARRGGVKRISGLIYEETRGVLKVFLENVIRDAVTYTEHAKRKTVTAMDVVYALKRQGRTLYGFGG, via the coding sequence ATGTCTGGACGTGGCAAAGGAGGAAAGGGGCTCGGTAAGGGAGGCGCAAAACGTCACCGTAAAGTGCTGAGAGATAACATCCAAGGTATTACTAAGCCAGCTATCCGACGTTTGGCTCGTCGAGGTGGTGTAAAGCGTATTTCTGGCTTGATCTATGAAGAGACTCGCGGTGTTCTTAAGGTCTTCCTAGAAAATGTTATCCGGGACGCTGTCACATACACTGAGCACGCTAAGAGGAAAACTGTGACCGCCATGGACGTGGTATACGCATTGAAAAGACAAGGCCGTACGCTATATGGCTTCGGCGGTTAA
- the LOC120533353 gene encoding histone H2B 5-like encodes MPEPKAAPAPKKGSKKAVSKSQAKGGKKRRKSRKESYSIYVYKVLKQVHPDTGISSKAMGIMNSFVNDIFERIAGEASRLAHYNKRSTISSREIQTAVRLLLPGELAKHAVSEGTKAVTKYTSSK; translated from the coding sequence ATGCCTGAGCCGAAAGCTGCTCCTGCGCCCAAAAAGGGTTCGAAGAAGGCTGTTTCAAAGAGTCAGGCTAAGGGTGGGAAGAAACGCAGAAAGTCTAGGAAGGAAAGTTACTCCATCTACGTGTACAAAGTGCTGAAGCAAGTACACCCCGATACTGGTATTTCTTCAAAGGCAATGGGTATCATGAACTCGTTTGTCAACGATATCTTTGAGCGCATCGCAGGTGAGGCTTCCCGTTTAGCACACTACAACAAACGCTCCACCATTTCTTCAAGGGAGATCCAGACCGCTGTGAGACTGCTGCTGCCGGGTGAGCTTGCTAAGCATGCCGTGTCCGAGGGCACCAAGGCAGTTACCAAGTACACCAGCTCCAAATAA
- the LOC120533341 gene encoding histone H2A-like codes for MSGRGKTGGKARAKAKTRSSRAGLQFPVGRVHRLLRKGNYAERVGAGAPVYLAAVLEYLTAEILELAGNAARDNKKTRIIPRHLQLAVRNDEELNKLLGGVTIAQGGVLPNIQAVLLPKKTEKPAKSK; via the coding sequence ATGTCTGGAAGAGGAAAAACCGGTGGTAAGGCACGTGCTAAGGCCAAAACTCGCTCTTCACGGGCCGGTTTGCAGTTCCCCGTCGGTCGTGTTCACAGGCTGCTGAGAAAAGGCAACTATGCTGAACGTGTGGGCGCTGGTGCACCTGTTTATCTGGCTGCTGTGCTCGAATATCTGACTGCTGAGATTCTAGAATTGGCAGGTAATGCAGCCCGTGACAACAAGAAGACCAGAATCATTCCTCGTCATCTTCAGTTGGCCGTGCGTAATGACGAGGAGCTCAATAAGTTGTTGGGTGGTGTGACTATCGCTCAGGGTGGCGTGTTGCCTAACATTCAGGCTGTGCTCTTGCCCAAGAAGACCGAGAAACCCGCTAAGAgcaagtaa
- the LOC120533331 gene encoding histone H1-like, translated as MAETAPAAPAKAPKKKTSSKPKKTGPSVSDLIVKAVSASKERHGLSLAGLKKALAAGGYDVEKNNARLKLAVKSLVSKGALLQTKGTGASGSFKINKKQAEAKEKASKKKAAPKKKPAAKKPTAAAKKVKKPAAKKPVAAKKTAKKPAAVKKATKSPKKVKPAAKPKKVTKSPKKAKASKPKVAKPKTVKKAAPKKK; from the coding sequence atggcagaaaccGCTCCAGCTGCTCCGGCTAAGGCGCCGAAGAAGAAGACGAGTTCGAAGCCTAAGAAGACCGGTCCTAGCGTGTCTGACTTGATCGTGAAGGCTGTATCGGCTTCAAAGGAGCGCCACGGGTTGTCTTTAGCGGGCCTCAAGAAGGCTCTTGCTGCTGGCGGCTACGATGTGGAGAAGAACAACGCCCGCTTGAAACTGGCCGTAAAAAGCCTGGTTAGCAAAGGGGCTCTGCTGCAGACCAAAGGTACCGGTGCCTCCGGGTCCTTTAAGATCAATAAAAAGCAGGCAGAAGCAAAGGAGAAAGCGAGTAAGAAAAAGGCGGCCCCGAAGAAGAAGCCAGCGGCCAAGAAACCTACCGCAGCCGCCAAAAAAGTAAAGAAGCCTGCAGCGAAAAAGCCCGTCGCGGCCAAAAAGACGGCAAAGAAGCCCGCTGCAGTCAAGAAAGCCACCAAGAGTCCCAAGAAAGTGAAGCCGGCTGCAAAGCCCAAAAAGGTGACTAAGAGTCCAAAGAAAGCCAAAGCTTCCAAGCCTAAGGTGGCAAAGCCCAAGACTGTAAAGAAGGCAGCGCCGAAAAAGAAGTGA
- the LOC120533335 gene encoding histone H3 yields MARTKQTARKSTGGKAPRKQLATKAARKSAPATGGVKKPHRYRPGTVALREIRRYQKSTELLIRKLPFQRLVREIAQDFKTDLRFQSSAVMALQEASEAYLVGLFEDTNLCAIHAKRVTIMPKDIQLARRIRGERA; encoded by the coding sequence ATGGCAAGAACGAAGCAAACAGCGCGCAAATCCACCGGCGGCAAAGCTCCTCGAAAGCAGCTCGCCACTAAAGCGGCCCGAAAGAGCGCCCCCGCCACCGGTGGGGTGAAGAAGCCTCACCGCTACAGGCCCGGCACTGTAGCTCTGCGAGAGATTCGTCGCTACCAGAAATCCACTGAACTGCTTATCCGAAAGCTGCCTTTCCAGAGGCTGGTGAGAGAGATCGCTCAGGATTTCAAGACCGATCTCCGTTTCCAGAGCTCCGCTGTCATGGCTCTGCAGGAAGCCAGCGAGGCTTACTTGGTCGGTCTGTTCGAAGACACCAACTTGTGTGCAATCCACGCTAAGAGAGTGACCATCATGCCCAAGGATATCCAGTTGGCTCGCCGTATCCGTGGGGAACGCGCCTAA
- the LOC120533337 gene encoding histone H3, with protein sequence MARTKQTARKSTGGKAPRKQLATKAARKSAPATGGVKKPHRYRPGTVALREIRRYQKSTELLIRKLPFQRLVREIAQDFKTDLRFQSSAVMALQEASEAYLVGLFEDTNLCAIHAKRVTIMPKDIQLARRIRGERA encoded by the coding sequence ATGGCAAGAACGAAGCAAACAGCGCGCAAATCCACCGGCGGCAAAGCTCCTCGAAAGCAGCTCGCCACTAAAGCGGCCCGAAAGAGCGCCCCCGCCACCGGTGGGGTGAAGAAGCCTCACCGGTACAGGCCCGGCACTGTAGCTCTGCGAGAGATTCGTCGCTACCAGAAATCCACTGAACTGCTTATCCGCAAGCTGCCTTTCCAGAGGCTGGTGAGAGAGATCGCTCAGGATTTCAAGACCGATCTCCGTTTCCAGAGCTCCGCTGTCATGGCTCTGCAGGAAGCCAGCGAGGCTTACTTGGTCGGTCTGTTCGAAGACACCAACTTGTGTGCCATCCACGCTAAGAGAGTGACCATCATGCCCAAGGATATCCAGTTGGCTCGCCGTATCCGTGGGGAACGCGCCTAA
- the LOC120533333 gene encoding histone H1-like: MAETAPAKAPKRKTSSKPKKTGPSVSDLIVKAVSASKERHGLSLAGLKKALAAGGYDVEKNNARLKLAVKSLVSKGALLQTKGTGASGSFKINKKQAEAKEKASKKKATPKKKPAAKKPTAAAKKVKKPAAKKPVAAKKTAKKPAAAKKATKSPKKVKPAAKPKKVTKSPKKAKASKPKVAKPKTVKKAAPKKK, from the coding sequence ATGGCAGAAACCGCTCCGGCTAAGGCGCCGAAGAGGAAGACGAGTTCGAAGCCAAAGAAGACCGGTCCTAGCGTGTCTGACTTGATCGTGAAGGCTGTATCGGCTTCAAAGGAGCGCCACGGGTTGTCTTTAGCGGGCCTCAAGAAGGCTCTTGCTGCTGGCGGCTACGATGTGGAGAAGAATAACGCCCGCTTGAAACTGGCCGTAAAAAGCCTGGTTAGCAAAGGGGCTCTGCTGCAGACCAAAGGTACCGGTGCCTCCGGGTCCTTTAAGATCAATAAGAAGCAAGCAGAAGCAAAGGAGAAAGCGAGTAAGAAAAAGGCGACCCCGAAGAAGAAGCCAGCGGCCAAGAAACCTACCGCAGCCGCCAAAAAAGTAAAGAAGCCTGCAGCGAAAAAACCCGTCGCGGCCAAAAAGACGGCAAAGAAGCCCGCTGCAGCCAAAAAAGCCACCAAGAGTCCCAAGAAAGTGAAGCCGGCTGCAAAGCCCAAAAAGGTGACTAAGAGTCCAAAGAAAGCCAAAGCTTCCAAGCCTAAGGTGGCAAAGCCCAAGACTGTAAAGAAGGCAGCGCCGAAAAAGAAGTGA